In the genome of Rhodamnia argentea isolate NSW1041297 chromosome 3, ASM2092103v1, whole genome shotgun sequence, one region contains:
- the LOC125314104 gene encoding cytochrome P450 76A1-like, translating to MTELLLNPESKIKVQAELSLVFMNARAIGIDSDVWEEPMAFKPESFIGSKLDYKGQHYEFLPFGAGRRMCVGVPLAHRVLHLALGSLLHEFNWEFDGRIYPKTMDMRDRMGVATRQYVPLLVVPKRKQHKTWFAWKFMFAM from the exons ATGACAGAACTCCTACTGAACCCGGAATCCAAGATCAAGGTCCAAGCCGAGCTGTCCCTG GTCTTTATGAACGCTAGGGCAATCGGTATAGACTCAGATGTCTGGGAAGAACCTATGGCTTTTAAGCCCGAGAGTTTCATCGGGTCGAAGTTGGATTACAAGGGTCAACACTACGAGTTCCTTCCATTTGGAGCAGGTCGAAGGATGTGTGTCGGCGTGCCCTTGGCACATCGCGTGCTTCATCTGGCTTTGGGCTCACTGCTTCATGAGTTCAATTGGGAGTTCGATGGCCGCATTTATCCGAAGACGATGGATATGCGTGATAGGATGGGGGTGGCCACGAGGCAGTATGTGCCCTTGCTGGTGGTGCCCAAAAGAAAGCAACATAAGACTTGGTTCGCTTGGAAATTTATGTTTGCTATGTAA
- the LOC115727585 gene encoding F-box protein At5g03100-like, whose translation MAGTSCQAIGQDYISLLPDCLIHHIFSFLPTREVVKTCILSRRWRSIWTTVLDLGFDSFYDYSIVNKVLVHYVSPKVKKFHLDIRSKRDFCHSTIDSWIHFAIDHQVEDLLLIVNIYWEFYTLCPSLNRCSSLTKLCLRGCGFSSGDCISWSSLKSLTIQNVSDDVLRKILMGSPVLEYLNLISCQDVRRIHSRSLRELVIDALIVESLVEISTPCLLSLRVRGDHFHGMLRIIEAPFLVIAELDFDGPVRSDYFPLKQMLSKLHSATQILLGAWCLRVMWPPKVEDVQVLLPNCKSLTLHIPFRQFSFPAVANMLATTPNLEKLVISFEPSDWGDLWCKSGYNFSDVDHESYWGVKKKYKSWARHLKNIEIIGFYACLRIKYDEVLVLVKFLLGHASILENMVIKVKSEREVVDSDILLEVAQRLQSCYRASKHAAVILNYMEKGVGKRWNITTCLRIGNKNT comes from the exons ATGGCAGGTACATCGTGCCAGGCCATAGGCCAGGACTACATCAGTCTATTGCCCGATTGTCTAATCCACCATATCTTCTCCTTTTTGCCCACGAGGGAGGTCGTCAAGACTTGCATCTTGTCGAGAAGGTGGCGGTCTATTTGGACCACTGTTTTGGATCTCGGGTTCGACTCTTTTTACGATTATTCAATTGTGAACAAAGTTTTGGTTCACTATGTGTCGCCTAAGGTGAAAAAGTTCCATCTAGACATAAGATCAAAGCGGGACTTCTGCCACTCTACCATTGATTCATGGATTCACTTTGCTATTGATCATCAAGTCGAGGACCTTCTCCTCATCGTGAATATTTATTGGGAGTTTTACACATTGTGTCCATCGCTTAATCGTTGCTCTTCGTTGACTAAGCTATGTTTGAGAGGCTGTGGTTTCTCATCCGGTGATTGTATTAGTTGGAGTTCGCTCAAGTCCTTGACCATCCAAAATGTGAGCGATGATGTGCTTCGGAAGATTTTGATGGGCAGCCCTGTTCTTGAATACTTGAATTTGATAAGTTGCCAGGATGTAAGAAGAATTCATTCGAGAAGCTTGAGAGAGTTGGTAATTGATGCTCTTATCGTGGAATCCCTCGTGGAGATCTCGACTCCTTGTTTGCTGTCATTGCGAGTGAGAGGCGATCATTTTCATGGGATGTTAAGAATTATTGAAGCACCATTCTTAGTCATTGCAGAATTAGATTTTGACGGTCCGGTCAGATCGGATTACTTCCCGCTAAAGCAAATGCTTTCCAAGCTGCATAGCGCTACTCAGATTCTTTTGGGCGCATGGTGCCTTCGG GTTATGTGGCCTCCGAAGGTAGAAGACGTGCAGGTTTTGCTGCCAAATTGCAAGTCTTTAACGCTACACATTCCCTTCAGGCAGTTCAGTTTCCCTGCTGTAGCAAATATGCTAGCAACTACACCAAATTTGGAGAAGCTTGTCATAAGTTTTGAGCCATCTGATTGGGGCGATCTCTGG TGTAAATCTGGCTATAACTTTAGCGATGTTGATCATGAAAGCTATTGGGGCGTAAAGAAGAAGTACAAGAGTTGGGCTCGGCATCTCAAGAATATAGAGATAATTGGATTTTATGCTTGTTTAAGAATCAAGTATGACGAAGTGCTCGTGCTGGTAAAGTTTTTGCTCGGACATGCATCTATCCTGGAAAATATGGTCATCAAGGTCAAGTCTGAGCGTGAGGTAGTTGATTCAGACATATTGCTTGAAGTGGCCCAACGACTTCAAAGTTGTTACAGAGCTTCCAAGCATGCAGCAGTTATACTCAATTACATGGAAAAAGGGGTTGGAAAGCGGTGGAATATAACAACGTGTTTGCGCATTGGCAATAAAAATACCTGA